The Halodesulfovibrio marinisediminis DSM 17456 genomic interval GAGATAAATTCAACCTTGAAGTCACGAGTGAACGTATTACATTAACTAAAATTAGTTCAAATAAAGAACCTGAAAAGAAAGATACAATAGAGTCTGCTAAAAAGTAGATTAAAAAAGCCGCTTCCATAATTGGTGCGGCTTTTAAATTTATTTGAATATAAGTAGATATAAATATTAGCATAACTTTCTTGTTTTAATAAAGTAATGCATTGCTTGCGGAGTAACATCAAGCATCTTTGCTATTGAAGACTTAGATACGTTTTTTTCGAGAAGAGACTGTATTTTTTCTATTTCGCTATCTAATTTACTGTGACGGCAATTACGTGGCTTCCCTAAAACTTTACCTGATTCTCTTGCACGTTGCACACCAACTTTTGTTCTTTCTGATAGTAAATCTCTCTCTAATTCCGACATTAATGCGAAGAGACCTATCTGAATCTTAGACGTCATGTTATTTTCTGAAGTTAGATGCATATTCTGTTTAATTGCAATGAAGTTAACACCTTTGTTAATAAGTTTATCAATTATATACACTACCTGTGAGAGTGATCTACCTATTCTTGAAATTTCTGATGTGATTAGTGTGTCACCTTTAGAAAGTGTTTCTAAAATATTCTCTATACCTCTATCATATAATGACTTGCGAGATGAAATTTTTAATTTAATCCAAGTGTCAATTTGAATTTTGTTGCGCTGACTATATCTGAGTATTTCGAATTCTTGAGTGTCCATGTCCTGTTTTGCAGTTGATACCCTGATATATGCAATAGTCTTATTCATTTTGTCCTCATTTTTTGCGGATTAAAAAGAAATCGTCAAAATTGAATATTTTTTCAAATAATTGTAAAAATAAGGCACGGATATTTTTTTAAATATGCATCAAGAAAAAACGTTCGTTTTTTTGTACAAAAGTACATTGAAAGAGTTCTGTAATGCATAAAATTAGCT includes:
- a CDS encoding recombinase family protein translates to MNKTIAYIRVSTAKQDMDTQEFEILRYSQRNKIQIDTWIKLKISSRKSLYDRGIENILETLSKGDTLITSEISRIGRSLSQVVYIIDKLINKGVNFIAIKQNMHLTSENNMTSKIQIGLFALMSELERDLLSERTKVGVQRARESGKVLGKPRNCRHSKLDSEIEKIQSLLEKNVSKSSIAKMLDVTPQAMHYFIKTRKLC